Part of the Impatiens glandulifera chromosome 8, dImpGla2.1, whole genome shotgun sequence genome is shown below.
ggaggaggtggAGACTTGTAGAcatatggtggtggtggtggggaTGAATACACATATGGAGGAGGCGGGGGAGACGAGTACTTATAAGGAGGTGGTGGGGGAGACGAGTACTTATAAGGAGGCGGTGGGGGAGACTTGTAAACATAAGGTGGTGGTGGCGGAGATGAGTAGACatatggaggaggaggtggAGACTTGTAGAcatatggtggtggtggtggggaTGAATACACATATGGAGGAGGTGGGGGAGATTTGTAAACGTAGGGTGGTGGTGGCGGAGATGAGTACACatatggaggaggaggtggAGACTTGTAGACATATGGTGGTGGTGGCGGAGATGAGTACACatatggaggaggaggtggAGACTTGTAGAcatatggtggtggtggtggagatgaATACACATatggaggtggtggtggagatgaATATTTATAAGGAGGTGGGGGTGGAGATGAATATTTATAAGGAGGTGGTGGGGGAGACTTGTAAACGTATGGTGGCGGTGGTGGAGATGTATACTTATAAGGCGGCGGTGGGGGAGACTTGTAAACGTATGGCGGCGGTGGGGGAGACTTGTAAACATATGGCGGCGATGGAGGACACTTGTAAACATATGGCGGTGGTGGGGGAGATTTGTAAACGTAGGGTGGTGGCGGTGGAGATGAGTATACATATGGAGGAGGTGGCGGAGACTTGTAGATatatggtggtggtggtggagatgaATATTTATAAGGAGGTGGTTGGGGAGATTTGTAAACATATGGTGGCGGTGGTGGAGATGTATACTTATAAGGAGGGGGTGGGGGAGACTTGTAAACGTATGGTGGAGGCGGTGGAGATGTATACTTATAAGGTGGCGGCGGTGGAGATGTATACTTATAAGGTGGCGGAGGTGGTGATGTATACTTATAAGGTGGCGGAGGTGGTGATGTATACTTATAAGGTGGTGGAGGGGGAGATGTATATTTGTAAGGAGGCGGCGGGGGAGATGAATACTTATAAGGAGGCGGTGGTGGAGATTTGTAAATGTATGGTGGCGGAGATGAGTATACATATGGAGGCGGCGGAGATGAATACTCGTACTCCGCCGAAACACTAACTGCCATCAAACATATAGCCAAGGCACAAAGTGCCCAAGGCCGATAATTAgccatttaatttttattattgaattcaATGGAAGTAGTGAAGGATGAATGCATTTACAATGGAACATGAACCCTTTATATAGTCATTTCACCACCCCTCAATCATTAATCCCCTTTTGTTTACTAAGTAATTAAACCCTTTGAAACTTccaacttatattatttttattatcccTCGGTTGACAATGAATAGTGTCATATCATGGTTGTTAGATGCATCGTGACAAGTCCATCAcattacatttattaattaagcaAGATATTGTAACATAtacaaatatgaaaaaaaaatgaattaaattaagaaataccGACATCCCATTTCCCAACCGGTTCTTCTTGTTTACAATTATTTTCCTTGATCAAAATcctcttaatttattatatatatataaaaaggatATTCTTAGAGAAAAAAACAACTTTAATTGAACTTGTATTAATGATTAAATCAATAACTTGTATCCAACAATGTATTTAGTCCACATACATACATAGTAGTTGAAGTTTACAAGGATTACACTTATAAATTGTCAACCCTATTTTCCCTTTCTAATTAATTCTGATTTTAGAAATGAATCAATATATGATATTACAATTCAATAATTGATCTCAATGAGACAATGTTTAGCAACCAAATATTTTCCATTCTTTCCAGTTTAAATATCAAACATAACTATGAAATAGAATGTAATAACTCTACTTTCTTGTAATACATATAACATCTATATATAACagtttattaatacaaataataaaatacctttatattctgaaatattttaaagttttaataaaatcaaaatgaaaacataaaaaaaaaattgggttgcAATGATTATAAACTTTTgacataaaattataagaaaaatcaCTATATCATGGAACCTCTAATTCtattaagttatttttcttttaaatcgAGACGGCTTGTTTAGGAAACACTTGTTTACTTTGTTTGTTGCCCGATTCCAGCTCCAATTTCTATATTAATTTTAGGTTccgtttgattttgttttatctaattgatcttataactttttaaaattgttatgcattttttgagatttttgtcaaagtaaattttattataatataaaaatattattttagtcataatttaaatattacaatgtcatttaatataaataaaaagtataattatcctaacttataaatatataatttattttaatatgaactatttatatattttgataactaaattttaaacttttttttacattttatttgtcttgattttaacttaatttactcttttttttagtttcatactatttaatataattaattttaatttttaattttatttattaaagatgaaatatatttaaaattattttttgtccTGTTTGGTAAAATAAGACGAAGATAAAATATTCAtgataatgagaaaaataaataaatttatttagagaATTTTACCGTTCAAATTGTggtgacaaaaaaaataaagacatAATATTATGATTCTCATACTATTAAGAGtctctaatataatataaaattatttaaaataaataaattatttgtattgtatcatttaattataattaaattaataaacatatatttttaaaatataaataatataataaatataaatatcaatcaaaattaaattgaaaataaagtttataaattaaattcagtTTTTAATTACATTGGCTCCTACCACAATaaaatgtaacaaaaaaaatatgtatgatAATCAAACAGATCCAACTCATAAACACAAAAACGTTTTCATCGTAAAATGTTTGAAAACACCTAAAACTAGAGTATTGAAGCTGAACacaaacaaattttattaaatatattaatatatatatatatatatatataattaaagtatataatcaagaacattattttatttaaattaatattttaataatatatttaaaaccaatatttttcaaatatttttttctcaaacataCCCATCTCCGAATTTGAGTGTTTCTAaaagttaactttttttttttttgaaagtgaTGGTCCAAAATTTAAActcttcatttattatattaaattgtgtACCCCGGATTGTACACTAAGAAATTGTTGTGTAATAATAtctaaatttgaatataatatgatatttggTGTTATTACCGTAGCTTCTTTTGAGTGCTTGATACGGcggtttatttttattttttttcgaattttcaccaatttaaaatgtattttggTAAGGATTATAACAtcgttttttttttgtctatttcTTTTATAGTATATACAGAATGAACAAAACTTCAACATATCAAAACAAAACCCCTTTTCaacaaaattaatgttaatcCATGTGAAGAACGAACCCAAATAGGGGTTTTGGTTAAGATCAGTTTGATTTAGTTAGACTATTTGAAagcatatttattttcattttatttacatacatcaatatttatagtaaatggatttttaattttattatcaatatcATATGTTTCTAAACAATTTCCAATAAGgcttaattaataaagatatgaATAAGATGTCTCCTCATAAATTTCCAAATATATTTCagcaaattaaatatattgatatgtaTTATAAGACTTTATAAGAGAAGTTTaacaaaagaatatttaaaataataacaagcATTTATATTGGCTGCATTGTTGAGTTAGGATGATGCATATATAGTGTCTCCTTCCCAAAGATATAAGCATCCCCGGCCCATTATAGCAGCAATTATTCTCTTTTAAATTAGaacctgcaaaatatacatgaagagaatttcattaattatatttcaaatttcaatctTCTTGTTATCTTTAATTTATAAGAAGGTAAAAATAAGATAGAATGGGATATACATCATAATACTTAcatattgtatataaatttcttAATCAAGGTAAGGAATATATCACTTGTAATAaagtggaggaggtgacttataGAGGTAAgaaggtggtggtggagatgaGTAAACATAGGGATGTGGTGGTGGAGATGAGTAAAAATAGGTTGGTGGTGGCGGGGAGGAGTACTTGTAAgaaggtggtggtggagacttgtaTATATATGGAGGGGGTGGTGGAGATGAGTATACGTAAGGAGGGGGTGGCGGAGACTTGTAAATGTAAGTTGGTGGTGGCGGAGAGGAGTACTTGtaaggaggtggtggtggagacttgtaTACATATGGTGAAGGTGGTGGAGATGAGTATTTATATGGAGGAGGTGGTGGAGACTTGTAAACATatgatggtggtggtggagaagaGTACACATAGGAAGGAGGTGGTGGAGACTTGTAAACATatgatggtggtggtggagatgaATACTTATAAGAAGGAGGTGGTGGAGACTTATAAACATATGGTGGTGGTGGGGGAGATGAGTACACATATGGAGGAGGCGGGGGAGATGAGTACACATATGGcggtggtggtggagacttataaatatatggtgGTGGTGGGGGAGATGAGTACACATATGGAGGAGGCGGGGGAGACTTGTAAACATATggcggtggtggtggagatGAGTACACATATGGAGGAGGTGGGGGAGACTTATAAATGTAGGGTGGTGGTGGCAGAGATGAGTACACATATGGAGGAGGTGGGGGAGACTTGTAAACATATggcggtggtggtggagatGAGTACACATATGGAGGAGGTGGGGGAGACTTATAGATGTAGGGTGGTGGTGGCGGAGATGAGTACACATATGGAGGAGGTGGGGGAGACTTGTAAAcatatggtggtggtggtggagatgaGTAGACATATGGAGGAGGTGGGGGAGACTTATAATTGTAGGGTGGTGGTGGCGGAGACGAGTACACATatggaggtggtggtggagacttgtaGACATATGGAGGAGGTGGTGGAGACTTGTAAAcatatggtggtggtggtggagatgaGTACACATATGGAGGAGATGGGGGAGACTTATAAATGTAGGGTGGTGGTGGGGGAGATGAGTACACATATGGAGGAGGTGGGGGAGACTTGTAAAcatatggtggtggtggtggagatgaGTACACATATGGAGGAGGTGGTGGAGACTTGTAAACATATGAAAGTGGTGGTGGAGATGAATATTTATAAGGAGGTGGTGGGGGAGACTTGTAAACGTatgatggtggtggtggagacttaTAAATATATGCCGACGGTGGTGGAGATGAGTACACATatgatggtggtggtggagaagTATATTTATAAGAAGGCGGTGGGGGAGATTTGTAAATGTATGACGGCGGGGGTGGAGATGTATACTTATAAGGAGGCGGTGGGGGAGATTTGTAAATGTATGGCGGTGGAGGTGGAGATGTATACTTATAAGGAGGTGGTGGGGGAGACTTGTAAACGTATGGCGGCGGTGGTGGAGATGTGTACTTATATGGCGGCGGTGGTGGAGATGTATACTTATAAGGTGGCGGTGGTGGAGATGTATATTTATAAGGTGGCGGTGGTGGAGAAGTATATTTATAAGTTGGCGGTGGTGGAGAAGTATACTTATAAGGAGGCGGTGGTGGAGAAGTATACTTATAAGGAGGCGGTGGTGGAGATGTATACTTATAAGGATGCGGTGAGGGagatttgtaaatatataatggCGGCGGCGGAGATGTATACTTATAAGGAGGTGGTGGAGACGAGTACACATATGGAGGTGGCGGAGACGAGTATACATATTTCTTTTCGGCTGCAACACTAGCCGCCATCAAACATACAGCCAAGGCACAAAGTGCCCAAGGCCTATAagtaaccattttttttatatttttttttgggtgaaTTCAATGGAAATAGTGAAGGATGAATGCATTTACAATGGAATGTGAAGCCTTTTATATAGTCATGTTAGCACTCTCAACCATTTTATCCCAATAATAAATGAACCCTTTGAAGCATCccaacttattatttttattaacccCTCCGTTGACAATGAAGTGGGTCATGTCAGGTTGTTAGATACAACGTGACAAGTTAGTCatattacattatatttattaattaaccatatatattatctcaatGTTCTTAATATCTTactatttttaacataaaaaaaataataaattaataattatatgaatGTGGTGCATATACCCTAAAGAGAGCAACACTTATAACTTATCTTTGtgtaaaaacaaattgaaaaaatattaataaacaagagcaATCTGATAATTGGTATTTAATctactataaaataataatttatgtggTAGGAGTGATTCTTAATATAacacaaatatttgttaatgcCATATaccaataattaaataacttaaattgtaaaattttcaCTAACTTCTCAAACTAGCTCTCCTCTTATTTGttcttatttaattagttatttacaAATTATGTACAACTAATTGCAACTTACatgtgattttataaatatttcaaaatatattgcgttaaagataaatttagttgtaatattaatttaaaatggagtttatattatattttgggtgatttttttttagttaaggAGACTAGTATAACACATTATAACAATGACTAGTATTCAAATCGTTTTATGTAGAAATCGAACCGTAATCTTTTGATCTCTTAGatcccaattattttcattccgataaagtttataatttgggtaattctAAAAACCTAGACTTTTGATTGTGAATTTCTGCGCTAAATTCATTAAAAGTATTGTTTCCAAGTGTTTTTCATACAATTTTACACCATACATGAGCATGTTCAAATCTTTGTTGCAATATTAGAATACTTATGAAAAAAAGTTGCAGATTAAGtcaaaatttgtaattatttgttatttgtttagTTATACTATAAACTAATTTGAAATGAATTTGAAACTTAGTGATCTTAGtatgtgttttatttttattttttcaaaattcaaaataaattttatttgacaaaaaaatctaattagttTGTGTGTGTATGTGACATGATCTAAAGATTTATGGAAA
Proteins encoded:
- the LOC124912216 gene encoding extensin-2-like, with the translated sequence MVTYRPWALCALAVCLMAASVAAEKKYVYSSPPPPYVYSSPPPPYKYTSPPPPLYIYKSPSPHPYKYTSPPPPPYKYTSPPPPPYKYTSPPPPTYKYTSPPPPPYKYTSPPPPPYKYTSPPPPPYKYTSPPPPPYVYKSPPPPPYKYTSPPPPPYIYKSPPPPPYKYTSPPPPSYIYKSPPPPSYKYTSPPPPSYVYSSPPPSAYIYKSPPPPSYVYKSPPPPPYKYSSPPPLSYVYKSPPPPPYVYSSPPPPPYVYKSPPPPPYVYSSPPPPPYIYKSPPSPPYVYSSPPPPPYVYKSPPPPPYVYKSPPPPPYVYSSPPPPPYNYKSPPPPPYVYSSPPPPPYVYKSPPPPPYVYSSPPPPPYIYKSPPPPPYVYSSPPPPPYVYKSPPPPPYVYSSLPPPPYIYKSPPPPPYVYSSPPPPPYVYKSPPPPPYVYSSPPPPPYIYKSPPPPPYVYSSPPPPPYVYSSPPPPPYVYKSPPPPSYKYSSPPPPSYVYKSPPPPSYVYSSPPPPSYVYKSPPPPPYKYSSPPPSPYVYKSPPPPPYKYSSPPPPTYIYKSPPPPPYVYSSPPPPPYIYKSPPPPSYKYSSPPPPTYFYSSPPPHPYVYSSPPPPSYLYKSPPPLYYK
- the LOC124912217 gene encoding extensin-2-like yields the protein MANYRPWALCALAICLMAVSVSAEYEYSSPPPPYVYSSPPPYIYKSPPPPPYKYSSPPPPPYKYTSPPPPPYKYTSPPPPPYKYTSPPPPPYKYTSPPPPPYKYTSPPPPPYVYKSPPPPPYKYTSPPPPPYVYKSPQPPPYKYSSPPPPPYIYKSPPPPPYVYSSPPPPPYVYKSPPPPPYVYKCPPSPPYVYKSPPPPPYVYKSPPPPPYKYTSPPPPPYVYKSPPPPPYKYSSPPPPPYKYSSPPPPPYVYSSPPPPPYVYKSPPPPPYVYSSPPPPPYVYKSPPPPPYVYSSPPPPPYVYKSPPPPPYVYSSPPPPPYVYKSPPPPPYVYSSPPPPPYVYKSPPPPPYKYSSPPPPPYKYSSPPPPPYVYSSPPPPPYVYKSPPPPPYVYSSPPPPPYVYKSPPPPPYKYSSPPPPPPYVYKSPPPPPYVYSSPPPPPYVYKSPPSPPYVYSSPPPPPYVYKSPPPPPYVYKSPPPPPYKYSSPPPPSYVYKSPPPPSYVYKSPPPPSYVYKSPPPPSYVYKSPPPPSYVYKSPPPPPYKYTSPPPPPYVYKSPPPPPYVYSSPPPPPYIYKSPPPPSYIYKSPPPPSYIYKSPPPPFYYK